In the genome of Neodiprion fabricii isolate iyNeoFabr1 chromosome 4, iyNeoFabr1.1, whole genome shotgun sequence, the window ttgatcccacgctccttttgctgcgttttctgaattccttggggtccaattggtcggtaaagagtcatacgaatcaattctgagacgaaaaattttttggtcaaaaaaaaaggaaggttaaccccttcgtatttttgtcgaaaattttcgcgattttcaaaagtgctgcaataaatcaattgtggcactattctgacgtaattttgcgagagaaatcgattgggcgcagtccccatacgctgcgatcaacgcatcgaaagttacagccaaaaaactaaaacctgaattttcgacatttttcagcaggtgcttttttcctcgtatcttctctcccgttgatcccacgctcctttcgctgcgtttttgcgtttcctgagttccttggggtccaattggtcgggaaagagtcatacgaatcaattctgagacgaaaaattttttcggtcaaaaaaaaaggaaggttaacccctttgtatttttggcgaaaattttcgcgattttcaaaagtgctgtaataaattaattgtggcactattctgacgtaattttgcgagagaaatcgattgggcgcagtccccatacgctgcgatcaacgcatcgaaagttacagccaaaaaacgaaaacctgaattttcgacatttttcagcaggtgcttttttccgcgcatcttctctcccgttgatcccacgcttcttttgctgcgttttctgaattccttggggtccaattggtcgggaaagagtcatacgaatcaattctgagacgaaaaattttttggtcaaaaaaaaaggaaggttaacccctttgtattttcggcgaaaattttcgcgattttcaaaagtgctgtaataaattacttgtggcactattctgacgtaattttgcgagagaaatcgattgggcgcagtccccatacgctgcgattaacgcatcgaaagttacagccaaaaaacaaaaacctgaattttcgacatttttcagcaggtgctttttccctcgtttcttctctcccgttgatcccacgctccttttgctgcgttttctgagttccttggggtccaattggtcgggaaagagtcatacgaatcaattctgagacgaaaaattttttggtcaaaaaaaaaggaaggttaacccctttgtatttttggcgaaaattttcgcgattctcaaaagtgctgtaataaattaattgtggcaccattctgacgtaattttgcgagagaaatcgattgggcgcagtccccatacgctgcgatcaacgcatcgagagttacagccaaaaaacgaaaacctgaattctcgacatttttcagcaggtgcgttTTTCCGCGCATCTtttctcccgttgatcccacgctccttttgctgcgttttctgaattccttggggtccaattggtcgggaaagagtcatacgaatcaattctgagacggaaaattttctggtcaaaaaaaaaaggaaggttaacccctttgtatttttggcgaaaatttccgcgattttcaaaagtgctgtaataaatcaattgtggcactattctgacgtaattttgcgagagaaatcgattgggcgcagtccccatacgctgcgatcaacgcatcgaaagttacagccaaaaaactaaaacctgaatttttgacatttttcagcaggtgcttttttcctcgtatcttctctcacgttgatcccacgctccttttgctgcgttttctgagttccttggggtccaattggtcgggaaagagtcatacgaatcaattctgagacgaaaaattttttggtcaaaaaaaaaaggaaggttaacccctttgtatttttggcgaaaatttccgcgattttcaaaagtgctgtaataaatcaattgtggcactattctgacgtaattttgcgagagaaatcgattgggcgcagtccccatacgctgcgatcaacgcatcgaaagttacagccaaaaaactaaaacctgaattttcgacatttttcagcaggtgcttttttcctcgtatcttctctcacgttgatcccacgctccttttgctgcgttttctgagttccttggggtccaattggtcgggaaagagtcatacgaatcaattctgagacgaaaaattttttggtcaaaaaaaaaggaaggttaacccctttgtatttttggcgaaaattttcgcgatttccaaaagtgctgtaataaatcaattgtggcactattctgacgtaattttgcgagagaaatcgattgggcgcagtccccatacgctgcgatcaacgcatcgagagttacagccaaaaaacgaaaacctgaattctcgacatttttcagcaggtgcgttTTTCCGCGCATCTtttctcccgttgatcccacgctccttttgctgcgttttctgaattccttggggtccaattggtcgggaaagagtcatacgaatcaattctgagacggaaaattttttggtcaaaaaaaaaaggaaggttaacccctttgtatttttggcgaaaatttccgcgattttcaaaagtgctgtaataaatcaattgtggcactattctgacgtaattttgcgagagaaatcgattgggcgcagtccccatacgctgcgatcaacgcatcgaaagttacagccaaaaaactaaaacctgaattttcgacatttttcagcaggtgcttttttcctcgtatcttctctcacgttgatcccacgctccttttgctgcgttttctgagttccttggggtccaattggtcgggaaagagtcatacgaatcaattctgagacgaaaaattttttggtcaaaaaaaaaggaaggttaacccctttgtatttttggcgaaaattttcgcgatttccaaaagtgctgtaataaatcaattgtggcactattctgacgtaattttgcgagagaaatcgattgggcgcagtccccatacgctgcgatcaacgcatcgagagttacagccaaaaaacgaaaacctgaattctcgacatttttcagcaggtgcgttTTTCCGCGCATCTtttctcccgttgatcccacgctccttttgctgcgttttctgaattccttggggtccaattggtcgggaaagagtcatacgaatcaattctgagacggaaaattttttggtcaaaaaaaaaaggaaggttaacccctttgtatttttggcgaaaatttccgcgattttcaaaagtgctggaatcaattctttcaggcactattctgacgtaattttgcgagagaaatcgattgggcgcagtccccatacgctgcgatcaacgcatcgaaagttacagccaaaaaacgaaaacctgaattttcgacatttttcagcaggtgcttttttccgcgcatcttctctcccgttgatcccacgcttcttttgctgcgttttctgaattccttggggtccaattggtcgggaaagagtcatacgaatcaattctgagacgaaaaattttttggtcaaaaaaaaaggaaggttaacccctttgtattttcggcgaaaattttcgcgattttcaaaagtgctgtaataaattacttgtggcactattctgacgtaattttgcgagagaaatcgattgggcgcagtccccatacgctgcgatcaacgcatcggaagttacagccaaaaaacgacaacctgaattttcgacatttctcagcaggtgcttttttcctcgtatcttctctcccgttgatcccacgctccttttgctgcgttttctgagttccctggggtccgattggtcggaaaagagtcatccgaatcaattctgagacgaaaaagtttttggtcaaaaaaaaaggaaggttaacccctttgtatttttggcgaaaattttcgcgattttcaaaagtgctggaatcaattttttcaggcactatttcgacgtaattttgcgagagaaatcgattgggcgcagtcccaatacgctgcgatcagcgcatcgaaagttacagccaaaaaacgaaaacctgaattttcgacatttttcagcaggtgcttttttcctcgtatcttctctcccgttgatcccacgctccttttgctgcgttttctgagttccttggggtccaattggtcgggaaagagtcatacgaatcaattctgagacgaaaaattttttggtcaaaaaaaaaggaaggttaacccctttgtatttttggcgaaaattttcgcgattttcaaaagtgctgtaataaattaattgtggcactattctgacgtaattttgcgagagaaatcgattgggcgcagtccccatacgctgcgatcaacgcatcgaaagttacagccaaaaaacgaaaacctgaattttcgacatttttcagcaggtgcttttttccgcgcatcttctctcccgttgatcccacgctccttttgctgcgttttctgaattccttggggtccaattggtcgggaaagagtcatacgaatcaattctgagacgaaaaatattttggtcaaaaaaaaaggaaggttaacccctttgtatttttggcgaaaattttcgcgattttcaaaagtgctgtaataaattaattgtggcactattctgacgtaatttcgcgagagaaatcgattgggcgcagtccccatacgctgcgatcaacgcatcgaaagttacagccaaaaaacgaaaacctgaattttcgacatttttcagcaggtgctttcttcctcgtatcttctctcccgttgatcccacgctccttttgctgcgttttctgagttccctggggtccgattggtcggaaaagagttatccgaatcaattctgagacgaaaaattttttggtcaaaaaaaaaggaaggttaacccctttgtatttttggcgaaaattttcgcgattttcaaaagtgctggaatcaattctttcaggcactatttcgacgtaattttgcgagagaaatcgattgggcgcagtcccaatacgctgcgatcagcgcatcgaaagttacagctaaaaaacgaaaacctgaattttcgacatttttcagcaggtgcttttttcctcgtatcttctctcccgttgatcccacgctgcttttgctgcgttttctgagttccttggggtccaattggtcgggaaagagtcatacgaatcaattctgagacgaaaaattttttggtcaaaaaaaaaggaaggttaacccctttgtatttttggcgaaaatttccgcgattctcaaaagtgctgtaataaatcaattgtggcactattctgacgtaattttgcgagagaaatcgattgggcgcagtccccatacgctgcgatcaacgcatcgaaagttacagccaaaaaacgaaaacctgaattttcgacatttttcagcaggtgcttttttcctcgtatcttctctcccgttgatcccacgctccttttgctgcgttttctgaattccttggggtccaattggtcgggaaagagtcatacgaatcaattctgagacgaaaaattttttggtcaaaaaaaaaggaaggttaacccctttgtatttttggcgaaaattttcgcgattttcaaaagtgctggaatcaattctttcagccactatttcgacgtaattttgcgagagaaatcgattgggcgcagtcccaatacgctgcgatcagcgcatcgaaagttacagctaaaaaacgaaaacctgaattttcgacatttttcagcaggtgcttttttcctcgtatcttctctcccgttgatcccacgctgcttttgctgcgttttctgagttccttggggtccaattggtcgggaaagagtcatacgaatcaattctgagacgaaaaattttttggtcaaaaaaaaaggaaggttaacccctttgtatttttggcgaaaatttccgcgattttcaaaagtgctgtaataaatcaattgtggcactattctgacgtaattttgcgagagaaatcgattgggcgcagtccccatacgctgcgatcaacgcatcgaaagttacagccaaaaaacgaaaacctgaattttcgacatttttcagcaggtgcttttttccgcgcatcttctctcccgttgatcccacgctcctttagctgcgttttctgaattccttggggtccaattggtcgggaaagagtcatacgaatcaattctgagacgaaaaattttttggtcaaaaaaaaaggaaggttaacccctttgtattttcggcgaaaattttcgcgattttgaaaagtgctgcaataaatcaattgtggcactattctgacgtaattttgcgagagaaatcgattgggcgcagtccccacacgctgcgatcaacgcatcgaaagttacagccaaaaaacaaaaacctgaatttccgacatttttcagcaggtgcttttttcctcgtatcttctctcccgttgatccgacgcttcttttgctgcgtttcccgagttccttggggtccatttggtcgggaaagagtcatacgaatcaattctgagacggaaaattttttggtcaaaaaaaaaggaaggttaacccctttgtatttttggcgaaaattttcgcgattttcaaaagtgctgtaataaattaattgtggcactattctgacgtaattttgcgagagaaatcgattgggcgcagtccccatacgctgcgatcaacgcatcgaaagttacagccaaaaaacgaaaacctgaattttcgacatttttcagcaggtgcttttttcctcgtatcttctctcccgttgatcccacgctccttttgctgcgttttccgagttccttggggtccaattggtcgggaaagagtcatacgaatcaattctgagacgaaaaattttttggtcaaaaaaaaggaaggttaacccttTTGTATTtgtggcgaaaattctcgcgattttcaaaagtgctgtaataaatcaattgtaGCACTATTTTGACGtcatttcgcgagagaaaacgattaagcgcagtctcaatacgctgcgagcatcGTATGAAGAGttggagccgaaaaacgagaacctgagttttcgacatttctcagctggtgctttttccatcgtaacttctttgctgttgatcccaggccaatttcgctgcgttttcctagttcctgggggtccgatttGTCAGGAAAGGTcgatacaaatcgaatctgagaccaaaaattgttcgtcgaaaaatgaaaaaaaagtaaggctaacccctttgcatttttggcgaaaattttcgcgattttgaaaactgccggaagaaattctttccggCACTATTTTGacataattttgcgagagaaaacggtggagcgcagtcccaatatcCTGCGAGCAACGTATTAGGAGTTACAGTCGAAAATCGAGGAATTTCATCATTCAAACCAGACTCAACCAATCATCCTTGAAAAAGCATCTCTTCTTGTGGATAATCCAAATTGCGAGGATGCACCTCAGAATTTAACGTCATGTCATGTCGTCAGTTGGTATTTCTTCAATGAACCAATATCTTAGTCTTATCAGTCACACAGAACGGATCCAAGGATTGCTGCAAAATGATGCAAACTACAAGACGCTGACCTAAAAAGGGAGGAAGTTTCTAGAACTTCGTATACTTGGATGAGGTAAAGGCGATCAACTTGACTGATTCAGAATATCAaagattttattgaaatactACAACATGTTTGATGCTTCTGATGTATTTCAGGTATCAATTGCATTTTAATCGTCCTAATGAATTAGGGACGATTCGTTATATTTATCACCAATTTCTCCGATAACTTTCTTCACGAAGGCAGGTGATGCTTCTCGGAGATCATACGCCCatcccatttttgaaaatgcatcaATCCATAATGTGGTGAAATTGAATCTCATGTATGGCCATTCAGAAGCCTTGTAGTCCCAGGGGAACGTGTGGTGATAATTGTGAGAGCCTTCACCGCCTGACACCAAAGAAACTATGGAGTTTTCTGCAGGATTGATCACTCTGcgaacaaataaatttcaacaggTTGACTCGTCGTCTAGCTATATCTTGTCAATTCACACATGCGTTGGAGATCCTTGATTACTTCCGTACCTGTTGTATGGACGATGGCCCCAAAGATGTGCAAAACTGTTGACGGACCAAATACCATTAAGGACCAGCACGTAGCGTATGAAGCATTGAGTTAAAATCGCATGCAGCAACGTTTCACCCCAAAATATAACTGGTACTGCCGTCGGAATTACGAAGCAAAACATGATGTACAATTCTTTTTCATATCTGTGAATATTTGGTGATTTATCagttttgttttgttatttttatacgcGCTCTTTTGTAAGACCTACGTCTATAGACATACATGGATCGAAATTGTATACGTGAACTCGACTACACACTTCATCTTTCCAACTCACGGATAGCAGAAATAATCGTCCAAATTTTTAGAGTACTCACTTCTTATTGAACATACTTCAGCTCAGGTTCAAAATTCTGACtagatgtttaaaaaattactttattaTATGTGGGTTTCTTGCTGAATATACGTATCGTgtagaattttatattttacgtaagagaaaaaatgcTACAAAATTCCATGCACTTCATTCAGTAAAATTaatacttcaaatttttaaacccaCCCCATAAAACGGTTTACCATTTGATCTGCACAGCAGATAGTCCAAAAGCGTACACGCCGCAAGCGAACACAAATCCTACGTGAAATAACAGGAGCTGCAAAACGTTTTTCCATATTATATTCTGTCGAATTTGGCCCGACTTAATTGGCTTCAGGTCCTCCGATTTACTGAACAACTTTTTGCGCGATTCCTCCAATACGTAATTCTCGTCGGAAAGCATCCTGATACTGTTTATTAGAATCACTATTGACAGACTAGTGAAGTTGGCTGAATGTCAGCTTGTTATATACCCGTCAGCGCACCCCCGCAAGACTACAAGTCGAGTATCTGTAGAAACGCTTTGACCTGTAGACCGGTGAAACACCGCTTATGTGTGAGGCCTGCGATCAAAtcttttctaaaaattgtagaaaactCAAAttgtgtggaaaaaaaaacagagtacCTTTCAAAGCGAGAACAATCACAGAAAAAATCGCGCGCCTAATCTGAGAGATCAAGGGTAAAACCCAGGTcgaattggcgtggaatgcccaaTGTATAATGCTTAGAGTCGTCCCGCGAACTATGCGTAGAATTTAGATGATAAtacttattatacatacatgcgtgCTTATTGGCAACTCTTTCGAGGAAATATCACGCTCCGCTTAGCTGCCCTCAAAGGTTAACGGAAGCAGAATAATTGTCATTGAAGGATCCCAGTTAAAGAATCCAGCATGCCCGTGCATTGTACAAAATCGCAACGTAAATTTGCATAGGTCATAATCGAAGGAGAAATTTGAATACCAAAGTGTCGCTGTATACGATGTGTTGTATTACGCGCAAgactttttaataaattaatccTTCAAACCGACGTCAGTATGACCTCTAGATTTTCCGCGGACGCCTTGTGTGACACGTGTAGCAAAACTGCATAGCGAACATTGCTTGGAAGTAATCAAGTGGTGGGGTTCATTGTACCGAAATAAGTTACCGTCAAGTGACTAGAAAGTGATGGACATCACTCTGAGCTTATGAATTATACGTGAACTTGAAAAATGTTGGATGTTAAATGTATGGCTGTCAGTAATACtgtaaaaattacataaagttcaataaagaaaaaaagaaatcaaaatatcGCGGGTTCCGACTTAGGGATTTTACGTGGACTGCTCTGTTCTAAACACAGTCAGGATTAATAGGTACGCAAATTTCGCGTATGAAAACATGTTCTTCAAATACGTGAAACAATATAGTCTAGCGGCTACTAGGGGTGCGCGTCATTGGAAATTAGGTACCGATTTTTGGTACAGGTTTCGCATAGGGTAGTTTCTCTGTAccgaaatttcaataaatcccGAAGCACTCACATTTCGGTTATACGgtatacaattataaattacgTCTTGTGGAGAATATGCTGAGTATTCTACGATATCGATGAAGTTTATCAAATTACTGAAAACTCTTCTAGTCCAGAATCTAGTTCTCACGAAGATATCAATATCAGTAATCGTAGGTAGGTCTATCTGGTGGACGCAAGGGCTACGCGCATTCAAACATCCCCGCGCATCAAGCAAAAGTTTGATCTTGCAGCCATCCGGCGTCTTTGCCAACGATCCGCGTTCTTATCGAGATGGGCACCCGCTCAGGTGACATCTTACCGTGATTCCGTTTCACGTGCATCGAACCTAGACTCTCGATCCGCCTCGAGTCATCCGTTATTCGTTTTTCCCACTGAAAGGCTCCGCTTTGTACCTCGCGTTTTGAATCGACTTTCCACCCATCTGGGTGTTGGCTGCTCTGGTAGGGCATTCGTCAGCGGCTCAAACGATTTAGAGTTTTCCGTTGAAAGTGGAGAAGGCACGTCAATGGCGGAGTAATGGAGGTTGTCTCGCCTTCAACGCTTCGCTGACGAGCCTTCATTTTTTCCGATTCTTCAATTCCTTCTTCCCTCTGCCCATTACTCGCCCAAACCGAAGTTCCTCATGCTCATGAAACTTGGATTCAGCTAATGCATGTCACATTGAAATCGCTCTGTCACCGCGTTAGCGTTCGTCAAAATACACGCCCAAGAGCCTTGACGAGTAGCCGGTTATCTTCCTGGCATTACCGCTGTAGAGTCACTCAAATATCGCGTGCGTTGATCAGGAAACAAAAATCTTTTCTCCTCGCAAGGTACCGTGTAAGTTTCAAGCAGAAATTACGCCACTGAATTCAAGGATCGCCACGCTCAAGGCCTccaaatatatgtaataacgCGCACAAAGCCTCCGGAACCATCTTTATCTGTGCGGTCAATTGAGTTGCAGCTATGCCAATTCGCTTGCTTAGTTGAAGTTGATCCTGCAGTAGGTACTCCTCTTCGGTGAGTCGAGAGGTTATCGCGGTCTGAAGTGCGAGGCGTAATCCGTTCTACACCTTCTGAAGCACCTATTAACTTATGTAGAAATTATGGCGAATCTCTCGGTGCTGTTCGGACAACCGGGTCACCGGGTCACATTAATTTTGCATCGTTCGCCAAGGAGTCGCAGGACGACTCTGGGTCAGCATCGATCTTCTTCGCCGGGTTTTAGATCGCATTCTATATCGAAATTTTGAGccggcaatttttttcaatattcccATATTCGTCGCGACATTTCCTTTTCACTAATTGTATTGCTTTAATTACCTTCGTCCGCACATTGCCGTTTCTCTGGATGCAATAACATCCGGTTGGTTCTTTTTACACTTAGCGTCAAGTCCCCGGGAAGAGGAAAACGGACTAACGATTTGAGAGTTTCAGACGCGTAATAACGACCGCACCGAGCCTCCAGCTCCCAACTTGTCTCCAGACAGCCACTCGACGTTACCGAGACGAAAGGATCTCCACGACGCAAGTACTCAACGGTAATAACCTTCTCCGACCACTTCGACGTACAATTAAAAATGTTGCGAATAAAACAGTGGGGTGACGACTCCTTGCTTTCCACAATGGCTTCGAGAGTTCATGTTGTCAACCATTGCATTAGAGACCCTAGGGCTAAGACACGACGCATACCTGTAAAATAACAatacatgaataaatatatttgaaaatgaatgcGTTCATTTTGTACCTTCAAACAGCAATCCGTTTACAACACGTCTTTTACGAACCCTGACATTGTTACCAGTTTGCCAACTTACATGGTTAAGCATGCATTGCTCCAACGTATCACGGAGAAGACACGAAGCTGCGATCATCAATTGCCAGCCGGTTTCATATGAAACTTATCATTCCTGGCGAAGCGGGTAATTCCAAACGGAACACTGAGCTACGTGATCCAGCTTTGCAGCCTCGCCAACTCGGGGATCGATTAGTTTGACAAATCCTCGGGCACTTTTATATATCTCGGCGGAAAGTTGGCCGTTCAGAATCCAGTTACAAATAGGTTCGTTTTATCAAGAGAATTCAATTGGCGGATATTAAAGGCGTGCTTTATCACACGTAAGCCCTGCGATTCCTGCCGAGTCTCTCAGTTTTACCCATTCAGTACTTCCTCTTCGTCCTTCGCCGTGGGTCGTTTTCAGCTGCGGTAGTCCAGCGGGCTTCATGAAATACTATAATCCTTTCAGATGTCGCCTATTTGTCAGGTCTGAGAATGAAGTTCGCGATAAAAATGACACCCCGCACCTCATTATTCACGGAGCTCGAGTTCAACTCTCGAGTCGATGCgaaattcaaactttcaaCAAAGCTTGCCTg includes:
- the LOC124180959 gene encoding acyl-CoA Delta-9 desaturase-like, which gives rise to MFNKKYEKELYIMFCFVIPTAVPVIFWGETLLHAILTQCFIRYVLVLNGIWSVNSFAHLWGHRPYNRVINPAENSIVSLVSGGEGSHNYHHTFPWDYKASEWPYMRFNFTTLWIDAFSKMGWAYDLREASPAFVKKVIGEIGDKYNESSLIH